The DNA window GCTGTCCGGAACCAAAAAGAGAAGTCCAAAGAAGAGGGTGGCCGGAAGGGCCTCCACCCCCAGCATCCAGCGCCACGACGACGTGGGGATGTACTGAGCCACGAGATAGTTGGAAATATACGCCAGCAGGATGCCCACGACAATGTTGAGCTGATGGGCAGCCACCAACCGTCCCCGTACGTCTGCAGGAGAGATTTCGGCGATATACATGGGCCCTACGACGGATACGCCCCCAACGGCAATGCCCCCAAGGAACCGGTAGAGGAGAAAAGCCACCCAGCTGGACGTGAGAGCGCTTCCAAGAGCAGAGACCGTAAAGAACACGGCCAGCACAATCATGACGGTGCGGCGCCCATACGCATCGGCGGGCCGCCCGGCAGTGAGAGCCCCGACGATCGTGCCTCCCAGGGCCGCGGCCACCGTAAAGCCGAGCCAGAATTCTTCGAGGGCGAAGACGGTCTGGATCGCCCCTTCAGCCCCGGAGATGACCGCCGTATCGAAACCAAAGAGAAACCCCCCGAGCGCCGCAACAAGCGTGCTCAGGTACACGGACAAATGAGAGGATTTCATATCGTCAACACCGACAGTCAGAAGGGAATGACGTTCGCAAAGGGATTACGTGGCTCGCTGGTTGCTCTCGCCCACGAGGGTCTCAACGTCAGCCAGAGACTCTACGTCGTAGGAGGGAAGGGCCCCGGACCGGGAGGCCACAAAGGCCCCGAGGCGGTTGGCACGATCGAGCAGGATCTCCCCGTTCTGATCGTTAATGATCCCAGAGAGAAAGGCCGCGAGAAACGCATCGCCTGCCCCCACGGTGTCGGCCACCTCCGTTGCATAACCAGGGTGTGACCAGTACTGCCCCTCGTTCCAGAGCCGGGCCCCCTCCCCTCCCAGGGTCACGCAGACAGCCGAGCAGCCGAATGTATCCGCCAGAGCCCCCATGGCCGCCTCGGCCCCATTCGGCAACCCGAACCAGGTCCGAAGACGGTGGAGTTCGTGATCGTTCAGTTTCACCACGTCGGCAATCGACAGGGAGCGCTCTACCACGTCGCGGTCAATGTATGGGGGGCGCAGGTTAATGTCGAATATCCGCAGGGCATTGGTCTCACAAAGCGCCTGAATGGTTTGACGTGACGTCCCGGCCCGCTGGGCGAGACTGCCAAACACAACGGCGGCCGCCCGCTCGCCCCGTTGCTGGAGCGGGTCGGACAACGTGATGGCATCCCAAGCCGCCGGTTCCACGATCTCGTAGTCCGGCTCGCCTCCATCGTCCAGCGCGACCCGCACAAATCCGGTGGGGAGCGTGTCGTCGACCTGCATGAGATCGGTCTCGAGGCCATAGACGCGCAGCCGGCGCAACGCCTCGTCGCCGAGCACATCGTTTCCGACCCGACTCACAAAGCCGACATCCTCCCCGAGGGCGCGCAGGTGGCACGCCACGTTAAACGGCGCCCCCCCTAAGAAAAGGCCGTCGGGCAGCGCATCCCAGAGAATTTCTCCGACGCAGAGAATTTCGTCACTCATGAAGACATGCGAAACAGTAAAGGAAAGCGTAGAATCGTACTCATGGCAGCGGGTCGTCGCTCTTTTCGCCGGTTCGTGACGCGTAATGAATAAGGCGTAATGAGTGAAGCGGGAGAATCTGCTTGATCTCCGCCTCCCTATTGTTTCGCGTCCCTGATCAGCGAGTGTCCCCCTCAAGGTCCACACGTCCCGCAGCAAGAGGGAACGCGATACCAGCTATCGGCTCGGCCAAATCGATCGAAGCGACCAGGCCTCAAGCCGAACGAGCTGCGCCGGTCCGCCCTCTGCAACGAGGGAAACGCCGTCGCTTTCCGGGCGCGGGAAAATGCGATGGGTGAGCACCCGCGCCCCGTCGTTCGCAAAGACCTCAACCGAAGAGCGGTCCACAAAAATGTGCAGCTTCACGCGGCCGTCCGGGGTCGCAAGGGGAGCAGCATCCCGGGACGCAAAGGCGTCGTGGAAGTCCACTGCGCCGGAGGTTGTCCGGTCTACGAAGACGGAATCGGTCGCAGCGTCGTAGCCGACAATCGTGCGCTCGTTCTTCCCTTCCCGCACGGCCACCCCCACCGTCTCAGCGTCTCCCGGCTCAAACTCGGCCACAATTTCCAGCGTTTGTCCCGAGATCCCGTCCTCAGCAAGCGAGGTCATCCCGGACTCGATGGTGCGCCCCTCCAGCTGCACGGCATTCTCGCGCAACTGCTGAAGCTCCTCCACGGGCCGCTGCACCAGCCGCCGGGTGCCATCAATGGTGCGAACGTGAACAGAGCGGGGAATCGTCTGCGCGCTGCGCCAAGGCGACGTTGGAATGTCCTGCGCGTACTCCCAGTTGTTCATCCAGGCCATCCAGAGCGCCCGGCCGTCCTCTTCGGGCACATTATTCCAGGGGATCACCGCGTAGAAGTCTGGGCCGTAGTCGACCCAATGGGGCGCAGTCTCCAATCCGCCCTCGCGGGGGGTGAACGTGGTGCCATCAAAGCTCCCCAAAAAGTACTGCCCACCGGAGCCTCCCGCAACCGATCCCGGATTGAGGTCGACCTGCAACACCCACTGCTCCTGATCGCTGCCCTCGACCGGCACCTGAAAAAGCGCCGGGCACTCCCAAATGCCGTCTGTGCCGCCCGCCGGGCCGAATTCACTCATGAGTGACCAGTCCTTCAGGTTCGTCGACTCGTAAAACTGTACCTTGTGCTGGGTGGGAAGGGCAATGGTCATCACCCACTTCTCGCCGGGGGCGTACCAGAAGACGTTGGGGTCGCGGAAATTGGGATCGGGGTGTTCGAGCACCGGATTCCCCTCGTACTTCGTCCAGGTCTCGCCCCCGTCGGTACTGTAGGCCAGCGACTGCGCCTGATCGGTCGAGTCCTCCGCAATCGTGTAGTGGCTCGTGTAGATGGCCACCATCGGGGCCTGGCCGTCGTTCGTTCCAAAGCCTGCGGTGTTGTTTTCGTCCACCACCGCACTCCCCGAAAAGATCATCTCGTTTCCTTCTTCGGGAATCGCCACGCCCTGATGCTCCCAGTGCACGAGATCCTCGGTCGTCGCGTGGTTCCAGCTCATGTGTCCCCAGGTGTTCCCCTCGGGGTTGTACTGGTGGAAGAAGTGAAAAACCCCATCGTTATAGACCATCCCGTTGGGGTCGTTCATCCAGTTCTGCCGGGGCGTGTAGTGAAACTGGGGCCGATACTGCTCGTCGAACGTCGGCTCCTCAGCTGCCAAGTCGTCCGGAGGAGGTGAAGACGAGTCGGACCCGCAGCCGGCGACGGTAAACAGGATCAGCCCACTGACGAACAGGGACAGTGTGGTGCGCAAGAGACGAGACATGGGAGTGGCATTGGGTGGATTGAAATGGAGCACTCAAAACGTAGAACCGATTTCCGGAATCGGCGGAATGGATGATACTACTGAGGCAGCATTGAATGGCTCTCCGAGCGTTTAAATACATTCTGGCGCCGCTCTAGTGGTCAATCAAGCTGCAGCGGTCGGGTGCCGAATTGAACAACTGTGTTGAATACGCCATTCTGCGGCCTGAATACAGTCCACTGGCCATCGTCCTACCCGACATGGAAAATGTGACGCCCCACCAGGACATCTCATACCAGATGACGAGAATGGTTACGCACTTTGCTGGAAGCGTTTCGGAACGAATGGAGCACGAGGCGGCCTTCGGCCCCGCCTCGGGACGGACGTCCGTTCTGACGGGGGGCAGATGCACATCGATCCTTCGGAGATGGTCTCCCATCTAGCAGATGAGGGCATTCTCGGAGGAACGTGGAGAACCGTCCTTCGAGATGATGCACATAGGCACCCATTGTGTTAGCAGACGTCGCCGTTGCCCGCGGCACAGATTCGGCAGCATCGCCACGTCCACCGTCGAGTTTCCTCAGTCGGGAAGCAGGAGCACACCGAGCGCCTGAACCTGCACGCGGTGCAGCCCCGTCAATACAGGACTACCAGCCTGGATTCTGCTGGTAGCTGCCGTCGCTGAAGTCAATCTGCTGCTGCGGGATCGGGAGGTACTCGTCGCGCCCCTCCTGGAACTGGGCGTCCTGGAGATAATCGCGCCGCTGCTTCTCCGTTGCGAAGTACTCGTTCAGCGTCTCGGCGGCGATGCCCCACCGCACGAGGTCGAAGAAGCGCCAGCCCTCCATCCCCAGCTCCAGCCGCCGCTCGAAGCGAAGCGCCTGCCGGGCGTTCGCCTGCGTCCAGTTGATGTTCTGCCCGTCTCGGTAGGGCTCGATCTGGTAGTTGGATACGTTATTTCCGTCGGCGTCTTTCACCGTGCTATTCGCCGCCCGAGTCCGAATCCGGTTGATGATGGGCAGGGCCTCGTCCTCACGACCCAGTTCAATTAGGGCCTCTGCCTTCCAGAGCAGCACGTCGGCGTAGCGGATGACGTTGTTGTTCTTCGAGCTCGCGTAGAAGAAGACCACCTGCTGGACCGAGGGTGACCCCACCGGCTGCAGTCCCTTCATCGACGTGTACGGGCCGTACGTGGCCGGTGCCCGAGCCCACACGTCAGGGTCGTAAATTTGGTCGTTGTCGTACTTAAAGGGATGTCCCTCCAGGGCGACGGAGTGGTCCAGCCGCGGATCAACGGTGTTCTGCTGGAAGTCTTCGGGCTCCGTCAGCGAGTTTTGGTTGAATGTGTCGAACAGCGGCAGGCCGTCGCTGTCGGTCTGGAACGCGTTGACGAAGTTCTGGCTCGGAATGTGGAACCAGCAGCACCCGAACCCTTCATTCATCGGGTAGTTGAGCGCATTCTCCATATTCACGCGCCCGCGGACCGTGCCATCGTTCCGGGAGCGCTGGACCGCAAAGACCGCCTCGCCCCCGTCGGTATTGTCAAACTCCCAGAGGAAGTTTTTCCGGATGTCGTCGAACAGAGAATATTCGCCGGAGGCCTCCAACTCATTTACGAGGCTCACGACGGTCTGCAGCTTGTCGTCCTGAATCTCCACCACCTCGTGGTTGGAAGGATCCTGGCGGTAGGCCTGGTACAGCCGCGTCTTCGCCAGGTAGGCTTTTGCTGCCCACTGGTCAATGCGCCCCACCTCAGGCTGCGACTCAGGAAGGTTGTCGGCCGCAAACTGAAAGTCCGCCGCAATCTTGTCCCAGAGCTCCTGACTCGTGAACTCCCGGTTGGAGACGTTCTTCAGTTCGCGCTCCTCATTCGCCTCAATGAAGGGCACGTGCTTGAACATGATCTTGAGCATGAAGTGGAAATGGCCCCGAATAAACCGCACTTCTGCCTCTCGCCGCGTCTTTAGCGGGAACTCCTCCTCCGAAATCTCCGCGAGCTTCTCCAGGGCGAGGTTGGCGCGGGAAATGCCCTGATAGCTCTTAAACCAGAACTGATCGGCCTTGTCGAGGTCCGTCCGAATGGAGGAGAACTGCTCGTAGTTGTTGTACACGCCCTGGTCGGCCACCGACCCGCCGCCCTTGTAGGCATTGTCGGACCGGACGCTCCCCCACGGCCACGGGTCGGTGTAGGTGGCCGCGTCCCAGTGCCCGTTGCCCAGGGCCGCATACGCCGCGGTGACCAGGCCCTCGACCCGGTCGGGCGTGTTCAACTGGTCCCCGCTGAGCTTACCGGAGGGATTTTCGTCCAGGGCGCTGTCGCACGCGAGGAGCGTCCCCGCAATTAAAAGGAATGATAACAGTCTGAGCATTCGCATGGTCATCCGTTCGTATGGTCTATAGGGTGAGCTCGCGGGTGCGTCGTCGGTCCTGGTTGGTTCCTGGTCGGGCTAGAAGCCGAGCCGGACGCCGAACGTCCACATGCGCGGCCGCGGGAACGTGAAGTTGGTCGTCTCCGGGTCGGGGCCGGTGAATTCGTCGCTTCCGGTTTCGACCGTAAAGAGGTTCTCGCCCCGCGCATAGATGCGAGCTCGATTCAGGCTGAGCGTGTTCGTGATCGACTCGGGGAGGTTATACCCCAGTGTCACCTCGCGAAGCTTCAGGTAGGAGCCGTCCTCAATGAGGTAGGAGGAGGTGCGCAGTTCGCCATTCGTGTCCGACAGGGTGGGCGCCGGAATGTCCGAATTCAGGTTCTCGCCCGTCATGGGCGAGTAGGCCTTCAGCACACGTGAACCGTAGTTTTCGCCGCGGAAGAAGGACGTGAAGTCAGTGAAGGCCTTGAATTCGCCCACATTCACCTCTCGTCCCTGCACGCCCTGGAAGAAGAGGCTTAGGTTGACGCCTTTGTAGGAGAGGTTCGTCGAGAGCCCATATTCGTAGTCTGGGTTCGAGTCGCCGAGGTATTTCTGGTCAAGGGAATTGATCGTCCCGTCGTTGTTCAGGTCTTTAAAGCGCAGGCGACCGATGTCGGCCCCCGGCTGGGTGGCGTGCGCATCCACTTCCTCCTGACTGCGGAAGAGTCCGTCGGTCACGTAGCCGAAGTGGGAGAACTGGGACCGATCCAGGATATTCTTCTCGCTGTTGCCGGGAAAAGAGTCGACCACGTCGGAGGGCAGCTCCGTGATCTCGTCGGAGCTGTGGCCCAGGTTGCCGCCGATGCTGTAGCTGAGGTCGCCCACCGCGTCGCGGTATTCCAGCTGGAATTCGAAGCCGGTCGTTTCCACCGTGGCGCCGTTGATGAACCGACTGCCCCCTTCGCCGACCGTCGCGATGAAGCCCGGCTGGATGAGAATGTCGGTCGTCTCGCGGGTGTAGTAGTCGAAGGAGCCGACCAGCCTGTCGTCGAACAGCCCATAGTCGGCGCCGATGCCGATCTCGGTCGTTTCCTCCCACTGCAGATCCAAGTTGGGCCGCTGGATCCGGCGGAAGCCTCCGGGGATCGACCCCGTGTCGTTGCCGCCCAGGTCGTAGGCGGTGGAGGTCGGGGCCGTAAACAAGACGTCCTCCGAGCTGAACCCCGGCTCAAAGAGCTGGAGGGAAGCGAAATTGCCGATCTCCTGGTTCCCGACGCGACCCCAACTGCCGCGCAGCTTCAGTTCCGAGAGGACGTCGACCCGGTTCTCCATGAAGCTTTCCTCCGTCACCCGCCACCCGAGCGAGAAGGCCGGGAAGAGGCCGAACCGGTTGTTTTCACCGAACCGCGAGGAGCCGTCGTACCGGACCGTCACCGATGCAAGGTAGCGATCCTGGTACGAGTAGTCGGCCTTCGAAAAATAAGACAGGAGCCGCGAATCGGTACGGGTCCCGCTCACAAGCTGTCGGCCCGTCCCCGCATTCTCGACGAAATAGTCGAGGGTCTGAACGGAAAATTCCTCCCGCAGCGAGGAGTTGGAGACTAGGTGCTCATCCTGCGTCTCGGCGCCCGCCAGCAGGTTGACGTTGTGACTTTCGCCGAACAGCACGTCGTACTCGATCGTGCCGTTGAACGTCCAGATGAAGTTGTCGGTGTCGGCGTTCGAGACAGAGTTGACGCTTCGCCCCAGGAAGCCGGTCTGGTAGCGCTGCTGAATGTCGCGCTCCTGGGTCCGCTCCCAGTCCACGCCCAGGCGGCCCTGCAGCGTCAGGTGGTCGGTGAGGTCGAACGCCCCATTGATGTTTCCGAAGACCTCGCCGGTGTTGATCTCGTCCCACCGGTTGTCTTGGATCAACCGGACGGGGTTGTCCCGGTCGCTGAACGACCCGGCGCCCGTGGGGCCGGCAAACGCCCCGTCGGCCGTGCGGACCGGGATGATGGGGCGGAGGCGAAGCGACAGCACGAACGGATTTCCACCGGCGCCTTCCGGCAGGGGCACGCCCTTCTCTTTCGACAGCGTAAGGTTCTCGCCGACCCGCAGCCGCCCGTCGAAGAAGTTGAAGTTGGAATTGATCTGGGCATTGACCCGCTGAAACTCGTTCTGTTTGACAATGCCCTCGTTGTCGTGGAAGCGGAGCCCGAAGTACGCACTTCCTCGTTCGCTCCCCACGCGGGCCGAGAGGTCGTGACTCTGAATGATCCCTGTACTGCTGATCTCTTCGGTCCAATCGGTGCCGGGCACCGCGGCCGGCGTGTTGTTGCCGATGTTGTCCGCAATCGTAATGTCGTTGAGCACCGCCGTGCCGTCGTCCCTCCGTTCGAAGTCGTAACTATACAAATTCGGGTCAATCGAATTCGGGTCGCGTCCGTCGTTGATGGCCGCCCGGAAAATGGCGAGCGCCCGTTCCCGCGTGTTTAGCGGCTCGTAGGTGCGCCCGTCCGGCCAGCTCGAAAACGTCACGTCCGATCCGTAGCTGAATTCAAGCGTGTTGCCCCCGCCGGCCCCCGACTTCGTCTCGATGACGATGACGCCGTTCGAGGCGCGCGAGCCGTAAATGGACGCGGCCGCCGCATCCTTGAGCACCTGCATGGACTTAATGGAGCCGGGGGAGAGGATCTGCTCCACATTGTTTTTGGTGGGCACCCCGTCGATCACAAAGAGCGGCGAGTTGTTGCCGAGTGTGCTCGCGCCTCGGATTAGCAGTTCGGCATCGCCGAAGGGGGAGCCGGTCGTCTGGACGTTGACCCCCGCAACCTGCCCCTGCAACGACTTGATGGGGTTGGTCGACGGATCGTCTTCCAGGCCCTCTACATCGACACTGGAGACCGATCCAGTGAGCGTGCGCCGCTCCTGCGACTGATACCCGGTTACGATCACCTCGTCCTGCGTGAAGGTGCTGGACTGAAGTGTCACGTCGATCGTCGTACGCTCTTGGATCGGGACCCGCTGAGTCTGAAACCCAACGAACGAAAACATGAGCGTGTCGGTGGGGGACGGCACTCGCAGCTCGTACTGGCCGGTGCCGTCGGTCGTCGTCCCGATCATGGTGCCGGGAACGCTAATGTTGACCCCCGGAAGGCTCTCCCCGTTTGTCGCATCCGTCACGGTTCCCCGCACCGTGTGCTCTCGCTCCTGAGCCTGTACGGCGGAAGCGACGGGTCCTCCGAGAAGTCCCGCAAAGAGAAGTGCTGCAAACGCAGTGTGTAGCGTTGATAGGCGCATATCACGATGGGAGTCACGATGGGAGTAAATGAAAACGTTTCCATATTGCTAGATCAGCGGGGGTGTAAAGCCCACAACCACGGTCCATTCTCCAAATGAGGCGAAAAACAGCCGTTTCTTTTCCATCTCTTTTGTCGAGGCCGGGCACTCTCGATCCTCCTTGGACTCGCAAGCGCTTCCAGTTGGCATATTTTGGAAACGATTGCATAGATATACGTAACCTGCGCCGATGATTGACGCAAATCTACCCAATTTCTTTACTCTTAGTTAACAAAAGGGCGTCAATGGATGATGGCGGTCCGATCCAAACGCTCATTCTCGAGATCTTCTTGAAAACCTTTCCACAGCGTTGGGGGTCCGTGTCGGACTCCCTCAACGGTTCCCTCCGCCTCCCGAACCTCCCTCTCCCCGTATCGGTTTGTGCTCCTCCCGGAGTCATACGCCCCTCCCCAAGCGTCCCCCTCTCGTGATCCCCGACGAGCTCTTCGACAAGATTCGCCGCCTGGAGGTACGCACCCGCGGCGTGGTCGAAAATGTCTTCGGCGGTGAATACCATTCCGCATTCAAGGGACGGGGCATCGAGTTTGCCGAGGTACGCCCCTACCAGGTGGGCGACGACATCCGCAACATCGACTGGAACGTCTCTGCGCGGATGGACGAGACCTACGTGAAGGTCTACGAGGAGGAACGGGAGCAAACCGTCATGCTTTGCGTGGACGTGTCCGGCTCGGAAAACTTTGGATCACAGGAGAAGCAGAAGCGAGAGATTGCGGCCGAAATCTGCGCCGTCATGGCCTTCAGCGCAATCCAAAACAACGACCAGGTGGGCCTGCTGCTTTTTTCGGACGAGGTGGAAACATTCATACGTCCCCGGAAGGGACGACGACACGTTCTGCGCTGCATTCGCGAGCTCTACGCCGCCGAACCACAATCCACCGGCACCGACATCCAGGGCGCGCTCCGCCACGTGCTCCGCATCCTCCGGCGGCGGTCAATCCTTGTACTGGTAAGCGACTTTTTTGACGACGATTACGATTCGATGCTGCGCGCCGCGGCCCAGCGGCACGACACCGTGGGCGTGGAGCTTCAGGACCCCCGTGAAGAGGAACTGCCCCCCGTGGGGCTGGTTGACCTGACCGATGCCGAAACGGGCGAGACCGTAACGATCGACACCCACGACCCGGCGGCCCGCCACGCCTTTGCCGAACGAGCCCGTGCCCGACGCGAACATACGGCGTCGCTCCTGCAGCGCACCGGCGTGGGCCACGTGCCCGTCCGCACAGACGAGGATGCCCTAGACCCCCTCATTGCGTTCTTCCGCGAGCGGTCGCGGCGGGGACGATAACTTCGGGATTGCTCCTGACTGGGCGCTGGGAATTCGAGAGGACTGTCCGACGGAAGTCCCCGAAAGGGTGCGTGGGATGGGCAAGAGGCGTGTCAACGGCGGGGTGTTTGTCTTAGAATTAGCTGCAAGTGGCATGTGGTCGAGCAAGTACGGTTTTGCGGAGGAGACAATGACGCAGGTCCTCCGTCTCGTACCGTTGGGCCTCGCGCTTGTGCTCGTCCACACGGCCCTCCCCATCCAAGCACAACCGTCCCTCCAACTGCAAACCCGGGTGTCGACGGACAGTGTGGTCATCGGGGAGCGATTTACGGTGTCACTGGTCGCCACCCACGGAGAGGGCACAACGGTTGCCTTCCCAACGCCGGACGCCGGACCGGTCGTGTTTGGAAACGTAGACGTGCTCGACCGCAGTGGCATACACACCCGCCGCCTGGACAATAATCGAGTTGCGGATAGCGTAGCCTACACGGCGACCACCTTTTCGCTCGACTCGGTGCGTGTGCCCGCCGTGCCCATTCAGGTGGTGTCCGGGAGCGACACGAGCATAACGAGTGCTCCCGCCCGCCGTCTGACGGTGGTGTCGGTCGTGGGCCCCGACGCGAAGGGCCTCCACGGCGTGGCACCGCCCGCTCCGTTTCCGCGTCCGCTGTGGACCTGGCTGCTGCTCGGACTAGTCGTCCTCGGCCTCGTGGCCGGGCTGGCGTACCTCTGGTGGCGCCGGCGGCAGTCGTCCGAGACCGCCCCGGCCCAGCGGCCCCTGCAGGAGGATAAGACGCCCTACGAAGCGGCCACGACCTGGATTCGGCAGCTAGAGTCCTACGACCTCTCCGATCCGGCCGCCGTGAAACCATTCTACGTGGAGCTGTCCAACGCACTTCGGGTATACTTGGCCCGCGAGTTGGAAGTGGCCGCCCTGGAACGGACGACGCGAGAGGTGGTCGACGTACTTGAGGCCCGTCCGGACGTGCCGACGGAGGCAGGCGCTCGAATTCGTGCCGTCCTGGAGCTGGCCGACCTCGTAAAATTTGCGGATGCCCACCCCAACGCCTCCGACCACGAAAAGGCGCTCCGCGAGGCACGTGCTGCCCTCGACACCATCGAAGCAACCCGTCCTCAGCATTCTCCGTCCACGGAAAACGGATCCCCGTCGTCCGGTCCGGCCCCGCCGGAAGCGGTGGACGACGTCGCGTCTGCGGGATAGGTGCGGCCCCCGCGTACCGAGGGAACGAGAAGGAATAAAAAACAGCGCCGTACCTCACATATTACGCATCATGGGGCGCGAAAACGGGTCTGTTGTTTTGCTCTCACCTTCCACTTATCCCAGCCAACATTCGCATGTCCGCGTTTAGCAATACCCTCATCGACCGCCTCGCTGCGGCCGAGCACGTGGCCGTCCTCACCGGAGCCGGCATCAGTGCCGAAAGCGGGATTCCCACGTTTCGCGATCCGGACGGCCTCTGGGAGAAATTTGATCCGCAGGAACTGGCCAACGTGGAGGCCTTTCTCGACAATCCAGAGCTCGTACAGGGATGGTACCAGCACCGGCGCCAGTTGGTCGAAGAGGCCGAGCCGAACGCCGGTCACCGCGCCCTCGCCGATCTGGAAGCACACGTCGAGGAAATCAGCATCATCACCCAAAACGTGGACGACCTCCACAACCGGGCGGGCAGCCGCACCGTGATTGAGCTCCACGGCAACATCACGCACAACTACTGCATGGACTGCGAGCGCCCCGCGGA is part of the Salinibacter sp. 10B genome and encodes:
- a CDS encoding carbohydrate kinase; this encodes MSDEILCVGEILWDALPDGLFLGGAPFNVACHLRALGEDVGFVSRVGNDVLGDEALRRLRVYGLETDLMQVDDTLPTGFVRVALDDGGEPDYEIVEPAAWDAITLSDPLQQRGERAAAVVFGSLAQRAGTSRQTIQALCETNALRIFDINLRPPYIDRDVVERSLSIADVVKLNDHELHRLRTWFGLPNGAEAAMGALADTFGCSAVCVTLGGEGARLWNEGQYWSHPGYATEVADTVGAGDAFLAAFLSGIINDQNGEILLDRANRLGAFVASRSGALPSYDVESLADVETLVGESNQRAT
- a CDS encoding glycoside hydrolase family 32 protein, encoding MSRLLRTTLSLFVSGLILFTVAGCGSDSSSPPPDDLAAEEPTFDEQYRPQFHYTPRQNWMNDPNGMVYNDGVFHFFHQYNPEGNTWGHMSWNHATTEDLVHWEHQGVAIPEEGNEMIFSGSAVVDENNTAGFGTNDGQAPMVAIYTSHYTIAEDSTDQAQSLAYSTDGGETWTKYEGNPVLEHPDPNFRDPNVFWYAPGEKWVMTIALPTQHKVQFYESTNLKDWSLMSEFGPAGGTDGIWECPALFQVPVEGSDQEQWVLQVDLNPGSVAGGSGGQYFLGSFDGTTFTPREGGLETAPHWVDYGPDFYAVIPWNNVPEEDGRALWMAWMNNWEYAQDIPTSPWRSAQTIPRSVHVRTIDGTRRLVQRPVEELQQLRENAVQLEGRTIESGMTSLAEDGISGQTLEIVAEFEPGDAETVGVAVREGKNERTIVGYDAATDSVFVDRTTSGAVDFHDAFASRDAAPLATPDGRVKLHIFVDRSSVEVFANDGARVLTHRIFPRPESDGVSLVAEGGPAQLVRLEAWSLRSIWPSR
- a CDS encoding RagB/SusD family nutrient uptake outer membrane protein — encoded protein: MLRLLSFLLIAGTLLACDSALDENPSGKLSGDQLNTPDRVEGLVTAAYAALGNGHWDAATYTDPWPWGSVRSDNAYKGGGSVADQGVYNNYEQFSSIRTDLDKADQFWFKSYQGISRANLALEKLAEISEEEFPLKTRREAEVRFIRGHFHFMLKIMFKHVPFIEANEERELKNVSNREFTSQELWDKIAADFQFAADNLPESQPEVGRIDQWAAKAYLAKTRLYQAYRQDPSNHEVVEIQDDKLQTVVSLVNELEASGEYSLFDDIRKNFLWEFDNTDGGEAVFAVQRSRNDGTVRGRVNMENALNYPMNEGFGCCWFHIPSQNFVNAFQTDSDGLPLFDTFNQNSLTEPEDFQQNTVDPRLDHSVALEGHPFKYDNDQIYDPDVWARAPATYGPYTSMKGLQPVGSPSVQQVVFFYASSKNNNVIRYADVLLWKAEALIELGREDEALPIINRIRTRAANSTVKDADGNNVSNYQIEPYRDGQNINWTQANARQALRFERRLELGMEGWRFFDLVRWGIAAETLNEYFATEKQRRDYLQDAQFQEGRDEYLPIPQQQIDFSDGSYQQNPGW
- a CDS encoding TonB-dependent receptor — encoded protein: MRLSTLHTAFAALLFAGLLGGPVASAVQAQEREHTVRGTVTDATNGESLPGVNISVPGTMIGTTTDGTGQYELRVPSPTDTLMFSFVGFQTQRVPIQERTTIDVTLQSSTFTQDEVIVTGYQSQERRTLTGSVSSVDVEGLEDDPSTNPIKSLQGQVAGVNVQTTGSPFGDAELLIRGASTLGNNSPLFVIDGVPTKNNVEQILSPGSIKSMQVLKDAAAASIYGSRASNGVIVIETKSGAGGGNTLEFSYGSDVTFSSWPDGRTYEPLNTRERALAIFRAAINDGRDPNSIDPNLYSYDFERRDDGTAVLNDITIADNIGNNTPAAVPGTDWTEEISSTGIIQSHDLSARVGSERGSAYFGLRFHDNEGIVKQNEFQRVNAQINSNFNFFDGRLRVGENLTLSKEKGVPLPEGAGGNPFVLSLRLRPIIPVRTADGAFAGPTGAGSFSDRDNPVRLIQDNRWDEINTGEVFGNINGAFDLTDHLTLQGRLGVDWERTQERDIQQRYQTGFLGRSVNSVSNADTDNFIWTFNGTIEYDVLFGESHNVNLLAGAETQDEHLVSNSSLREEFSVQTLDYFVENAGTGRQLVSGTRTDSRLLSYFSKADYSYQDRYLASVTVRYDGSSRFGENNRFGLFPAFSLGWRVTEESFMENRVDVLSELKLRGSWGRVGNQEIGNFASLQLFEPGFSSEDVLFTAPTSTAYDLGGNDTGSIPGGFRRIQRPNLDLQWEETTEIGIGADYGLFDDRLVGSFDYYTRETTDILIQPGFIATVGEGGSRFINGATVETTGFEFQLEYRDAVGDLSYSIGGNLGHSSDEITELPSDVVDSFPGNSEKNILDRSQFSHFGYVTDGLFRSQEEVDAHATQPGADIGRLRFKDLNNDGTINSLDQKYLGDSNPDYEYGLSTNLSYKGVNLSLFFQGVQGREVNVGEFKAFTDFTSFFRGENYGSRVLKAYSPMTGENLNSDIPAPTLSDTNGELRTSSYLIEDGSYLKLREVTLGYNLPESITNTLSLNRARIYARGENLFTVETGSDEFTGPDPETTNFTFPRPRMWTFGVRLGF
- a CDS encoding DUF58 domain-containing protein; this encodes MIPDELFDKIRRLEVRTRGVVENVFGGEYHSAFKGRGIEFAEVRPYQVGDDIRNIDWNVSARMDETYVKVYEEEREQTVMLCVDVSGSENFGSQEKQKREIAAEICAVMAFSAIQNNDQVGLLLFSDEVETFIRPRKGRRHVLRCIRELYAAEPQSTGTDIQGALRHVLRILRRRSILVLVSDFFDDDYDSMLRAAAQRHDTVGVELQDPREEELPPVGLVDLTDAETGETVTIDTHDPAARHAFAERARARREHTASLLQRTGVGHVPVRTDEDALDPLIAFFRERSRRGR
- a CDS encoding NAD-dependent deacylase produces the protein MSAFSNTLIDRLAAAEHVAVLTGAGISAESGIPTFRDPDGLWEKFDPQELANVEAFLDNPELVQGWYQHRRQLVEEAEPNAGHRALADLEAHVEEISIITQNVDDLHNRAGSRTVIELHGNITHNYCMDCERPAEAETVDAAIQNGTPARCPECDGLIRPDVVWFGEMLPPNAIEQADAATTQADVFLSVGTSAVVYPAAQFPMEARANGAYVAEINPDTTGITDEINESIRGPAGDILPALRDAVAERKGQ